The DNA segment TGTTACCGCCGGTGACCAATTAGTTATTACATATTCGCTAGGGTTGTCCGAGAGCAAACAGTGCAGTTTATACTGCGACAATGTTGACGTGGCAACAGCGGTATTTCATCCTACCGGCTCGTGGGATACCTATAGCCAACTGGGAATATCGGCATCTGCTGAGAGTACTGTAATGTTAAGAGTCGATGCCGATGACGAACTTGCAAATAGCTATTATTCCAGCGCTTCGATAGATAAAATTGAGCTTTCGTCAACCTACTGGCGCAGCAGCTTATATCCTGAAAACTGGACACCGGGCTACAAAGATAGCCAGGGACGTTTTCTGCATGATTTTTCCTATGCAGGATACAGGAAAGGTCAAGCCGACCTGGGACAGGCCATTCCCTCAACAATTATCGATGTAACCAAACCACCATACAATGCCGATAACACTGGAAATAAAGATTCTACCAATGCCATTCAGGCTGCCATAGACTATGCAGCATCGGTTGGTGGAGCAGTAGTATACCTGCCCGCGGGCAAATACACTGTAAGCCCTCAAAACAACGATAATTATGCGATTCGTGTCTCTTCGAGTAATATTGTTCTTAGAGGTGACGGCCCGGAAAACACGAAAATATTCAATAATGAAACATACATGCGCAGCAAAAGCGTAATTCTTTTTGCGCCGGCTTATGGATATTCAGCCTGGTTCACTCCTGTTGCAGATTCTGAAATTGCCATTACTGCTGATATACCTGGACCAACAAATACCATCCAAGTCGCGTCGACCTCGGGCCTTAATGCTGGGGATTGGATTATTGTTCGCACCGATTGTACCGAAGATTTCATTGCTGATCACAATATGAGCGGCATATGGACCAGCAGTCTTAAGGGAACCGCACTTTATCGCCGTATCACAGGCGTTAATCCGATTGCTAAAACCATCACAATTGATATCCCTACACGTTATTGGATGAAGACCCGGGATAATGCCAGGGTCTACAAGATCCCTGATCATATTGAAGAAGTCGGTATTGAACATTTGTCGATTGGTATGCTTGAAAATCCAAATGATGGACTTGGCGATGGAGACTACGCAGTTGAAGGGACAGCCGCCTATGAAGTCCACTCCTCTGAAGTGATAACGTTTGCTAATATCGTTGACGGCTGGATAAGTGATATTCAGACCTATCGTCCAGAAGAAAACACCGGTGACTATCATGTACTTTCAAACATAATATTACTGGAAAAATCACGAAACATCACCGTGAGAGGATGTTCACTAGCCAAGCCCCAATACGAAGGCGGAGGCGGCAATGGATATGCCTATATACTTTCAGGCAATGACTGCCTTCTGGTTGACTGCAAGGCATATCATACCAGGCATAATTACTCTTTCAAAAGCATGTGGACCTGTGGAAATGTACTATATCGATGCGAATCAAAAGACCCACGCCTGACAGCCGATTTCCATATGCATCTAAGTCCGGCGAATCTTATCGATAGTAATCGCATGGATAACGACACATGGAATGCCAAATATCGGCCCTACGGTACAATCATCCACGGTCACACGACAAGCCAAACGGTCTTCTGGAATACATACGGAGAAGGCGGAAAAAGCTATCTTATAGATTCCAAGCAATGGGATATGGGTTATGTAATTGGCACTTCCGGCACGGTGGATAATGTTATTCTGGGTAATTCTTACGGCTCAGAGCCAGAGGATTTCCTGGAAGGCGAAGGCCTCGGCGAAACTCTTGAGCCCCAATCGCTATTTGTAGATCAGTTAACACGCCGAAACGGCGATGTCCCTTCATATCTTAGAACTCTCACAGCCGATTTTAACAACGACGGTGTTTTCGATATGGTTGATATGTCATACTTTTTTGAACACTGGCTCGATTGCGGTTTGGTTCCGCATTGTAACTGATAACAAGAGATGCCATAATTAGAAGCTGTTTTGGAACAGCTTTTAAGAACCTCATTTCCTGAGTTGGCAGTTGTGTGCTGTGAAATACCATCGACCAACGAAAGCATTTCTTTGGTCCACTTCCAAAATGTGCGAATTTCATCGTGCGTTATCATGTCTGTTGCGCATTTCTTAGGTGGTTGTCAGTTTTTGATGATTTCAACAGTCACATTACTTACAAAAAGTTTGTTTTAGCCGCTTTGTCAATATATAATCCCTCTCTAAAAAACTGTTCCATACGCGATAATTAGTTGACTGGGAAGATGATGAAATACGGCTATTTCGATGAGAAGAATCGCGAGTATGTTATCGACAGGTGTGATGTGCCCGTGTCGTTTACCAATTATCTCGGCCTGGAGAATATGTGCACGGTCATAAGCCACAACTCCGGCGGGTATTCGTTCAAGGGTTCACCCGAGTATGGCCGAATAACGCGTTTTCGTCCTAATGGGGTGCCGCTGGATCGGCCCGGCCACTATGTTTATCTGCGTGACGACGAGACGGGCAAGTACTGGACCGTTAGCTGGCAGCCGGTCGGGATCGACCTGAAAGAGGCTGAGTATGTCTGCCGTCACGGTTTGTCGTACTCGAAATTTGAATGCAAATACAACGGTATCATTGCTGAGAAAACGCTGTTTGTTCCGCTGGGTCATGACGTTGAGCTGTGGGATGTGAAAGTTACCAACACCAGTGACCGCAAGAGGGCGATAAGCCTGTTTTCGTATGTTGAGTTTTCCCTTCATCAGATCGATCTGGACAATAAGGACTTCCAGATGGGTTTGTACGCTAGCGGTTCGAGCTGCACAGAAGGTGTGATCGATTATACGTTTTTCTATCATCCCGACATGCACCACTTTATGACGGCCGACTTTGAGCCGGACAGCTACGACTGTGTGCGTGATGAGTTTATAGGCAACTATCGCAGCGAATCAAATCCTGCGGCGGTAGAGAATGGACGCTGTTCGAACAGCAG comes from the Anaerohalosphaera lusitana genome and includes:
- a CDS encoding glycosyl hydrolase family 28-related protein, giving the protein MNIFCKKCFVFFLFFSLCFALYAQSYEAEDAVLNQVLPKVDPGASGGYRVAYFDNIGDYIRFDDVTAGDQLVITYSLGLSESKQCSLYCDNVDVATAVFHPTGSWDTYSQLGISASAESTVMLRVDADDELANSYYSSASIDKIELSSTYWRSSLYPENWTPGYKDSQGRFLHDFSYAGYRKGQADLGQAIPSTIIDVTKPPYNADNTGNKDSTNAIQAAIDYAASVGGAVVYLPAGKYTVSPQNNDNYAIRVSSSNIVLRGDGPENTKIFNNETYMRSKSVILFAPAYGYSAWFTPVADSEIAITADIPGPTNTIQVASTSGLNAGDWIIVRTDCTEDFIADHNMSGIWTSSLKGTALYRRITGVNPIAKTITIDIPTRYWMKTRDNARVYKIPDHIEEVGIEHLSIGMLENPNDGLGDGDYAVEGTAAYEVHSSEVITFANIVDGWISDIQTYRPEENTGDYHVLSNIILLEKSRNITVRGCSLAKPQYEGGGGNGYAYILSGNDCLLVDCKAYHTRHNYSFKSMWTCGNVLYRCESKDPRLTADFHMHLSPANLIDSNRMDNDTWNAKYRPYGTIIHGHTTSQTVFWNTYGEGGKSYLIDSKQWDMGYVIGTSGTVDNVILGNSYGSEPEDFLEGEGLGETLEPQSLFVDQLTRRNGDVPSYLRTLTADFNNDGVFDMVDMSYFFEHWLDCGLVPHCN